One Aegilops tauschii subsp. strangulata cultivar AL8/78 chromosome 2, Aet v6.0, whole genome shotgun sequence genomic window, TTCGCTTCTCCCACAGGCTAGTAAGTGTCTCATTGTCTTGGACTTGGTATGTTTCAATCATAGCCCTCCAGCTCCGTTCAAACTCCTCCACCGTCAGGCTGTGGTCAACGCACAACTCGAATGCCTTGTGCAACTCTGGACAGTCAGCAAAAAATGGTCCTAGTGTCTCCTCAGCTTTTTTAATAATATGCCACCTGCAGTGCCTGTGCACTGCCAATGGAAAGACCCCCTCTATGCCTGCACGCATGCTAAAATCCCGGTCTGTTATTATGTTCATCGGATCAACTCCACCCATGCACTCCAAGAAGGTTTTGAACAGCCAAGTGTAACCATCCGTATCTTCGTTTCGAACGAGTCCGCAACCGAACTGCAATGACTGATTGTGGTTATTTATTCCTATGAATGGAGCGCAGGGCATCTTGTACATATTAGTGAGATATGTCGCGTCGAACGATATGCAATCACGGAAATGTTTGTAGGCTCTTCTTGCAGCACCATCCACCCAATACATGTTTCTGACACGGTCCTCATCATCCAATCTTATCCTGTAGAAGAAATCAACATCTACTTTTGCTTTCTCTTCAAAGTAGGCTATCGTGGCTTCTATGTCAGCCAACCTGCTCTCTCTACGGTACTTTGCCTTTAGGTTTGTGATGTCTGCTGGTATGTAGGGCATGCTACTCAGTCTGCCATCTCCACTTTGGATCAGGGGCAGTATTTGGACCATTCTTGACGGACCGACGTCACAATCATGTAGCAATTTTACGAATTTCTTCTCGAGGGTGTTGAATCCTCTGTGGGCGCTCGGAAATTTTACCAGGTCAAACTTCTTTATGAGTTTGTGGTTGTGTTCCTCGAAATAGTCGGTGACCACCCACTGTGCTCCATCTGCGTTTAGCTTACACCGGATAGGGCATTCCGTCTTGACAATGATACCTCTCTTTCGTTCCGGCACGACAGGCGCAACACCTTTCCCCTTCTTGTTCCTTCGTGCCTTGTAGCACCTTATCTCACCTCTGTTGTACTCGTTAGTTTTTTTAATTTTCCTATGGTATTCAGTGTTCACCGCAAACCCATGGAACATGGCATATCTCTGGTAGAATTTCTTGGCATCTTCAAACGAATCAAATCTCTGCCCAACATATGGTGGTTGAGGTATCATGATTTCTGATTGCCCATCTTCTTCATCCCCTCGTGCTTCATCATCAGTTTCATCATTCACTTCAGTATCGGCGGCTGTTTCATCTGCTTGAGTGTTGCTCGTGCTGTTGTGCAAAGGTGTGATTGTCGTCATTGCTGGAATGATTGCCAGTTCCGACACTGATTCTGCATTGTTTGTGGCAGTATTGTTGACTTGCTG contains:
- the LOC109786804 gene encoding protein FAR1-RELATED SEQUENCE 5-like, with translation MEAAFHQQVNNTATNNAESVSELAIIPAMTTITPLHNSTSNTQADETAADTEVNDETDDEARGDEEDGQSEIMIPQPPYVGQRFDSFEDAKKFYQRYAMFHGFAVNTEYHRKIKKTNEYNRGEIRCYKARRNKKGKGVAPVVPERKRGIIVKTECPIRCKLNADGAQWVVTDYFEEHNHKLIKKFDLVKFPSAHRGFNTLEKKFVKLLHDCDVGPSRMVQILPLIQSGDGRLSSMPYIPADITNLKAKYRRESRLADIEATIAYFEEKAKVDVDFFYRIRLDDEDRVRNMYWVDGAARRAYKHFRDCISFDATYLTNMYKMPCAPFIGINNHNQSLQFGCGLVRNEDTDGYTWLFKTFLECMGGVDPMNIITDRDFSMRAGIEGVFPLAVHRHCRWHIIKKAEETLGPFFADCPELHKAFELCVDHSLTVEEFERSWRAMIETYQVQDNETLTSLWEKRMYWVPAYFMQCFFPFLHTTQRSEGFNAVLKRYVSPGNSLLQFAKQYTTLQQKILGSELQQEANTAVKQPKLLTYLPMERHMSKIYTNKIFNR